In Etheostoma cragini isolate CJK2018 chromosome 9, CSU_Ecrag_1.0, whole genome shotgun sequence, the following are encoded in one genomic region:
- the hyi gene encoding putative hydroxypyruvate isomerase, with amino-acid sequence MAPLRFCANISWLFTELPDFSQRIYAAASAGFQAVEAAWLYDCDLPELQRAREATGVEVILINTPPGDVKGGDLGLGAVPGREAEFRQGLDLALKYARALDCKRIHLMAGRLPVGSHRTAVAKEMEAIFVQNLTYAADILSKEGITGLIEPINTRITDPRYFLDSPHQAAAILEKVGKPNIKLQMDVFHWQIMDGNLTQNIHKYFPLIGHVQVAQVPGRNEPDSGGELSYSYLLKTLEEHGYQGYIGCEYKPQGSTKEGLGWIRDYCTHSR; translated from the exons ATGGCTCCGCTGAGGTTCTGTGCGAATATTTCCTGGTTGTTCACGGAGCTTCCAGACTTCAGCCAGAGGATATACGCGGCCGCCTCGGCCGGCTTTCAGGCGGTGGAGGCCGCCTGGCTCTACGACTGCGACCTGCCGGAGCTCCAGAGAGCCAGAGAGGCTACAGGAGTGGAGGTGATCCTCATCAACACCCCACCCG GAGATGTAAAGGGAGGGGATCTTGGTCTTGGAGCAGTCCCTGGAAGAGAGGCAGAGTTCAGACAGGGTCTGGATCTGGCTTTGAAGTATGCACGAGCTTTGGACTGCAAAAG AATCCACCTTATGGCAGGGAGACTTCCTGTGGGCTCGCACAGAACTGCGGTTGCCAAGGAGATGGAGGCCATCTTTGTGCAGAACCTAACCTACGCTGCTGATATCCTCTCAAAG GAAGGAATCACTGGCTTGATTGAACCAATCAACACAAGGATTACAGATCCCAGGTATTTTCTGGACTCGCCTCATCAAG CAGCTGCAATACTGGAGAAGGTTGGCAAGCCCAACATCAAGCTGCAAATG GACGTCTTTCACTGGCAAATAATGGATGGAAAcctgacacaaaacatacataaGTACTTCCCCCTTATTG GTCATGTTCAGGTGGCTCAGGTCCCGGGCAGGAATGAGCCCGACAGCGGCGGAGAGCTTAGCTACAGCTACCTGCTGAAGACCCTGGAGGAGCACGGCTACCAGGGATACATCGGCTGTGAATATAAGCCACAAG GCTCCACAAAGGAGGGCCTGGGCTGGATCAGAGACTACTGCACCCACAGCCGATGA